The genomic stretch GTGACGGGAATCCTTCGGGAAATACACTTACCCCAGAATTGAAAGCTTATCTATCTTCGCTAGTATGGGACAGTATATTAGATTCATCGCCCCGCAGTCGATCTCCGCACCACTTACACCTGCCAGTTTGTCAGTGCAAGACGGGAGACAGGACCACAACACCCGACTCACATCTTGAGAGTGACGCGCAACCGCACGTGTGGAAATAGACGTTGGGCTAGATGTATGAGGTCTTTCGGTTATCCTTCAAATGACCTCGTTCTTCCTAGGTGCCCTTGGTGATATTGCACGACCAGCGTTCCGGAAAATCAGGTCACTTTGGCGTTCGGCATTGGTGCTGCGCGTCACGGACACTAGAGCCGACGCGGGGAAGCGGCGCGAGATCACGTGGCGGCGATGCGACTAAAGTCGGAAAATAAATTGAATTTAGGAAGTACTTTTGACAGATGATAGCCGCCCGTCATGTGCTCAGGTACTGTACCCTCTTACCCAGTATAGGAAATGGTGGCTCTCGCACATATGGCCAAAGGACTTCAGTTGGTTGGTACCAATTGAATCCTCCTCAGTGCCTGGACCCCCTGAGTGCCCAGCATTGGACGAGAAGTTCCAGTCCTGCCAAACGGTGGACAATATCTCATTGGCGCGGCGAGTGGGCCCTCCGGCGTTGTTATACAGCACCGGAATTGACAGCTCTATCGCAGCCTTAGTGGCTCGTGTATCTTGCATTCCCACGGGTGGCCATTCCTCATGTCCGAGAGAATATTTCCTCTCCGCAAAAACATCGTTGGTTTCCCTGGTGCCAACGATGGATTGGACCGCTGCCGAACACGAGAGTGGGGTAACGCAGAATCACCAGCACAGAATGCAGACCGAGGATCATGATTCTTTTGCAGGAGAGATTCAGAAACTTCCATCACCGCCGGCCGGCAATACGGGTGGGCAGAACCCATCTGACCCGGCGGATGAACAGGGTTGGCCGCAGCGTGTGTTGAatgagatgaaagatatgCTACTACTTCTCAGCTCTGACGGCAAGATCTTGTATGCATCGCCATCTTGCAAATCCATCACCGGCTACGATGCAAACCAACTACAGCAGAACGCCTTGGAGCGCTTTATACACAACGATGATAAGACCACGTTTGCCGAGGAGATGAATGAGTGTATCACGACGACTCGTCCAGTGCATTGCCATTTCCGATTTCGCAAGAAAGACAACAGTAGCAATACGTCTTGCCTTTTGGAAGCACATGGACATCCGCATATGAAAACGTCCGAACCGAACGACAGTCCCGAAAATCACAACGAAGATTGCATTGGCGTTTTCCTTCTGTGCCGACCTTATCCCACGAGGGGCTCTCAGCTACTCGACTCATTCCTGGAGCATAAAATCGAGAACGTGCGACTCAACCAGAGAATAGCACAGCTtagggaggaagaggaggaagacttAGCATCAGGACAACAGTTATATGCCGGTGACTCCACGGGAGATTCTGGTTTCCGCCACAATTCTCATTCAGGCCGATCCAATTCCAATCAATCATCGTTCCGCGATACCACTGGGTCTGGTGAGGAGAACGAGTCATCCGACACACTCACAAACGATGACCCCGACTCCCGGTCGTACCTGGAAAATGCCGCGGATGAACTGGGCCAGACGGAGGACATGTCTCATATTGAAGGAATCGAGATGTTGACGGGACTACACTACGGTGATGGTGAACGTTCCCAGGGACTCAGTACTGGTGTTCGCCAGGGTCGCCTCATCCGCTATGATATGGAGTCAGCCAAGCTAGACCAGCAGGCCCGCGTCATCCAGGACAGCGatcgaaagaaaagacaaaagggtGAATACATGTGTACCGATTGCGGAACCTCTGACTCTCCTGAGTGGAGAAAAGGGCCTGAGGGACCCAAGACTCTGTGTAATGCATGCGGATGTAAGTCAGCAGTCCAATACACCCTCTTTTCCTATTCGTCGGAAATGTCAAGCTAATAGCATATCCAGTACGCTGggccaagaaggaaaagaaacggcAAGATCAAATCtagccaccaccaccaccactacgTGTACTCAGCAACACTTGTAACATTGTACTCCTCGTTCCTGCATTGCGAAACATATTCCTGCGGCGATACCCCTGCATTTTGCTCCGTCCTgctatttcttcttcgtggGCAGTTAATATTTTGGCATTGTCCGATGGTGACAGCAGATTCTTTCCAGCAGTTGTGCTGTGAGAGAATTATGCATGGTGCAAGTTTTGAAACTCAAGAGATTTATGGATAAGGCTCCCTTCCGGTCTactatctttttttgtattCAATCAGATTGGGATTGAGCACGACTAGCCAGTCAATCGTGGCGGCTGCTCTTCTCGCGATAATGGTATAATGAACAAATGACAGTCGGAAAAacgacaaaaagaaaatgcccAGACATAATACGTG from Aspergillus oryzae RIB40 DNA, chromosome 1 encodes the following:
- a CDS encoding GATA transcription factor LreB (predicted protein), with the translated sequence MIAARHVLRKWWLSHIWPKDFSWLVPIESSSVPGPPECPALDEKFQSCQTVDNISLARRVGPPALLYSTGIDSSIAALVARVSCIPTGGHSSCPREYFLSAKTSLVSLVPTMDWTAAEHESGVTQNHQHRMQTEDHDSFAGEIQKLPSPPAGNTGGQNPSDPADEQGWPQRVLNEMKDMLLLLSSDGKILYASPSCKSITGYDANQLQQNALERFIHNDDKTTFAEEMNECITTTRPVHCHFRFRKKDNSSNTSCLLEAHGHPHMKTSEPNDSPENHNEDCIGVFLLCRPYPTRGSQLLDSFLEHKIENVRLNQRIAQLREEEEEDLASGQQLYAGDSTGDSGFRHNSHSGRSNSNQSSFRDTTGSGEENESSDTLTNDDPDSRSYLENAADELGQTEDMSHIEGIEMLTGLHYGDGERSQGLSTGVRQGRLIRYDMESAKLDQQARVIQDSDRKKRQKGEYMCTDCGTSDSPEWRKGPEGPKTLCNACGCKSAVQYTLFSYSSEMSS